From Lagenorhynchus albirostris chromosome 15, mLagAlb1.1, whole genome shotgun sequence, one genomic window encodes:
- the MAFB gene encoding transcription factor MafB, whose product MAAELSMGPELPTSPLAMEYVNDFDLLKFDVKKEPLGRADRPGRPCTRLQPAGSVSSTPLSTPCSSVPSSPSFSPTEQKTHLEDLYWMASNYQQMNPEALNLTPEDAVEALIGSHPVPQPLQSFDGFRGAHHHHHHHHPHPHHAYPGAGVAHDELGPHAHPHHHHHHQASPPPSSAASPAQQLPTSHSGPGPHAAAAATAAGGSSSVEDRFSDDQLVSMSVRELNRHLRGFTKDEVIRLKQKRRTLKNRGYAQSCRYKRVQQKHHLENEKTQLIQQVEQLKQEVSRLARERDAYKVKCEKLANSGFREAGSTSDSPSSPEFFLAQRHTVR is encoded by the exons ATGGCCGCGGAGCTGAGCATGGGGCCCGAGTTGCCCACCAGCCCGCTGGCTATGGAGTACGTCAACGACTTCGACCTGCTCAAGTTCGACGTAAAGAAGGAGCCGCTGGGGCGCGCGGACCGCCCGGGACGGCCCTGCACGCGCCTGCAGCCAGCCGGCTCGGTGTCGTCCACACCGCTCAGCACGCCGTGCAGCTCGGTGCCCTCGTCGCCCAGCTTCAGCCCAACCGAACAGAAGACCCACCTCGAGGACCTGTACTGGATGGCGAGCAACTACCAGCAGATGAACCCCGAGGCGCTCAACCTGACGCCCGAGGACGCAGTGGAGGCGCTCATAGGCTCGCACCCAGTGCCACAGCCGTTGCAGAGCTTCGACGGCTTCCGCGGCGcgcaccaccaccatcaccaccaccacccacacccgCACCACGCGTACCCGGGCGCCGGCGTGGCGCACGACGAGCTGGGCCCACACGCGCACCcgcaccatcaccatcatcaccaagCGTCGCCGCCGCCGTCCAGCGCGGCCAGCCCCGCGCAGCAGCTGCCCACCAGCCACTCCGGGCCTGGGCCGCACGCGGCGGCCGCGGCGACGGCGGCTGGTGGTAGCAGCAGCGTGGAGGACCGCTTCTCCGACGACCAGCTCGTGTCCATGTCCGTGCGCGAGCTGAACCGCCACCTGCGGGGCTTCACCAAGGACGAGGTGATCCGCCTGAAGCAGAAGCGGCGGACCCTGAAGAACCGGGGCTACGCCCAGTCGTGCAGGTATAAACGCGTCCAGCAGAAACACCACCTGGAGAATGAGAAGACGCAGCTCATTCAGCAGGTGGAGCAGCTTAAGCAGGAGGTGTCCCGGCTGGCCCGCGAAAGAGACGCCTACAAGGTCAAGTGCGAGAAACTCGCCAACTCCGGCTTCAGGGAGGCGGGCTCCACCAGCGACAGCCCCTCCTCTCCCGAGTTCTTTCT agcacagagacACACAGTCCGGTGA